A DNA window from Ictalurus punctatus breed USDA103 chromosome 11, Coco_2.0, whole genome shotgun sequence contains the following coding sequences:
- the nprl2 gene encoding GATOR complex protein NPRL2 isoform X2, with amino-acid sequence MNLLTGEQTSAKCVPEEYISRELFDTVQVYIITKPELQNKLITVTAMDKKLIGCPVCIEHKKYSRNALLFNLGLVCDAQTKTCALEPIVKKLSQYLTTLELESGFISNEESKQKLLPIMSTLLEDLNATGACTLPIDESNTIHLKLIEQRKDPIIVQEYDVPVFTQTKERYIKSQWDLTTQQILPYIDGYRHIQKISAEADVELNLVRIAIQNLLYYGVVTLVSIFQYSNVYCPTPKVQSLIDDKAVQEECLHYVNKPGQRVSFRDVFQLYCGLTPGTTVRDLCSRYAQQLQRVDERKLIQFGLMKGLIRRLQKYPVKIVRDERSRPPKLYTGCHSYDEICCKTGMSYKELDERLENDPNIIICWK; translated from the exons ATGAATCTGTTGACTGGTGAACAGACTTCTGCTAAATGT gTTCCTGAAGAATATATATCAAGGGAGTTGTTTGATACAGTGCAAGTATACATCATCACCAAACCAGAGCTACAGAATAAGCTCATTACAGT GACTGCAATGGATAAGAAGCTAATTGGGTGTCCAGTGTGCATAGAGCATAAAAAATACAGTCGCAATGCTTTACTTTTCAACTTAGGTCTTGTGTGTGATGCTCAGACGAAGACATGTGCCCTTGAGCCCATAGTCAAGAAACTCTCACAATACCTCACAACTCTGGAG CTGGAGAGTGGCTTTATTTCAAATGAGGAGAGTAAACAGAAGCTGTTGCCCATCATGTCTACATTACTTGAGGACCTCAATGCAACAGGAGCCTGCACTCTTCCTATTG ATGAGTCGAATACAATTCACCTGAAGCTGATCGAGCAGAGGAAAGATCCCATCATTGTTCAGGAGTATGATGTTCCAGTCTTCACTCAAACCAAGGAACGTTATATCAAGTCTCAGTGGGATCTCACCACACAGCAG ATTTTGCCCTACATCGATGGATATCGACACATACAGAAGATTTCTGCTGAGGCTGATGTTGAATTAAACTTAGTACGAATCGCCATTCAGAACTTACT GTATTATGGAGTAGTGACACTAGTGTCAATATTTCAG TATTCTAATGTTTACTGCCCAACACCTAAAGTCCAGAGCCTGATCGATGACAAAGCTGTTCAGGAAGAATGCCTGCATTATGTCAATAAACCTG GACAGCGAGTGAGCTTCCGAGATGTTTTCCAGCTTTATTGTGGTTTGACTCCAGGAACTACAGTACGTGACCTGTGTTCCCGCTATGCTCAGCAACTACAAAGAGTAGACGAGAG AAAGCTGATCCAGTTTGGTTTAATGAAGGGCCTGATTCGCCGGTTGCAGAAATATCCTGTTAAAATTGTTCGAGATGAGAGGAGTCGTCCTCCAAAACTTTATACTGGTTGCCACAGTTATGATGAGATCTGCTGCAAAACTG GAATGAGTTACAAGGAGCTGGATGAGCGATTAGAAAATGACCCCAATATTATCATCTGCTGGAAGTGA
- the nprl2 gene encoding GATOR complex protein NPRL2 isoform X1 — protein MGTNKQIECVFFSEFHPTLGPKITYQVPEEYISRELFDTVQVYIITKPELQNKLITVTAMDKKLIGCPVCIEHKKYSRNALLFNLGLVCDAQTKTCALEPIVKKLSQYLTTLELESGFISNEESKQKLLPIMSTLLEDLNATGACTLPIDESNTIHLKLIEQRKDPIIVQEYDVPVFTQTKERYIKSQWDLTTQQILPYIDGYRHIQKISAEADVELNLVRIAIQNLLYYGVVTLVSIFQYSNVYCPTPKVQSLIDDKAVQEECLHYVNKPGQRVSFRDVFQLYCGLTPGTTVRDLCSRYAQQLQRVDERKLIQFGLMKGLIRRLQKYPVKIVRDERSRPPKLYTGCHSYDEICCKTGMSYKELDERLENDPNIIICWK, from the exons ATGGGCACTAACAAGCAAATCGAGTGTGTATTTTTTAGTGAATTTCATCCAACTCTTGGACCTAAAATCACCTATCAG gTTCCTGAAGAATATATATCAAGGGAGTTGTTTGATACAGTGCAAGTATACATCATCACCAAACCAGAGCTACAGAATAAGCTCATTACAGT GACTGCAATGGATAAGAAGCTAATTGGGTGTCCAGTGTGCATAGAGCATAAAAAATACAGTCGCAATGCTTTACTTTTCAACTTAGGTCTTGTGTGTGATGCTCAGACGAAGACATGTGCCCTTGAGCCCATAGTCAAGAAACTCTCACAATACCTCACAACTCTGGAG CTGGAGAGTGGCTTTATTTCAAATGAGGAGAGTAAACAGAAGCTGTTGCCCATCATGTCTACATTACTTGAGGACCTCAATGCAACAGGAGCCTGCACTCTTCCTATTG ATGAGTCGAATACAATTCACCTGAAGCTGATCGAGCAGAGGAAAGATCCCATCATTGTTCAGGAGTATGATGTTCCAGTCTTCACTCAAACCAAGGAACGTTATATCAAGTCTCAGTGGGATCTCACCACACAGCAG ATTTTGCCCTACATCGATGGATATCGACACATACAGAAGATTTCTGCTGAGGCTGATGTTGAATTAAACTTAGTACGAATCGCCATTCAGAACTTACT GTATTATGGAGTAGTGACACTAGTGTCAATATTTCAG TATTCTAATGTTTACTGCCCAACACCTAAAGTCCAGAGCCTGATCGATGACAAAGCTGTTCAGGAAGAATGCCTGCATTATGTCAATAAACCTG GACAGCGAGTGAGCTTCCGAGATGTTTTCCAGCTTTATTGTGGTTTGACTCCAGGAACTACAGTACGTGACCTGTGTTCCCGCTATGCTCAGCAACTACAAAGAGTAGACGAGAG AAAGCTGATCCAGTTTGGTTTAATGAAGGGCCTGATTCGCCGGTTGCAGAAATATCCTGTTAAAATTGTTCGAGATGAGAGGAGTCGTCCTCCAAAACTTTATACTGGTTGCCACAGTTATGATGAGATCTGCTGCAAAACTG GAATGAGTTACAAGGAGCTGGATGAGCGATTAGAAAATGACCCCAATATTATCATCTGCTGGAAGTGA
- the thumpd3 gene encoding THUMP domain-containing protein 3 isoform X2 produces the protein MTSSAFKHVVTEMAEECVNEGKEVLQPLTVTVGATVPTGFEHTAAEEVQEKIGAIARVSKDRGRIYFEITTDQLHKVHHLKSVDNLFVVVEHYDNYQFKETKEEALLDLQQLAPVLPWNSALEVWKMNNSLKKKRSRRRGAAVPKLKPCDASETEKPQAEPDETQLKEKPGSACPEQEPSPEGAQDSDIQETEAKPLKFRVTCNRAGDKHSFTSNDAARDFGGAVQEFFQWKADMTKFDVEVLLNIHNNEMVIGIALTEESLHRRNITHFGPTTLRSTLAYGMLRLCKPQISDVIVDPMCGSGAIPLEGVIEWSNSFFLSGDNNDMAISRTVNNINHILKKKKDGGSTSPGLSIDTAQWDLCHLPLRTSSVDIITTDMPFGKRMGSRKKNWDLYPSCLREMARVCRPGTGRAVLLTQDKKCFTKALSRMGGLWRKSHTVWVNVGGLHAGVFVLRRTAPIFGTTPEDVREPHMGCESQEVNMEENVQSARSE, from the exons ATGACGAGTTCAGCTTTTAAGCACGTTGTAACCG AAATGGCAGAAGAGTGTGTTAATGAGGGAAAGGAGGTGCTCCAGCCCCTCACGGTCACTGTAGGAGCTACTGTTCCTACAGGCTTTGAACACACTGCAGCCGAGGAGGTGCAGGAAAAAATAGGAGCCATTGCCAGAGTTAGCAAAGACCGAGGCAGAATTTATTTCGAAATTACTACAGATCAGCTACACAAG GTGCACCATTTAAAGTCTGTGGATAATCTCTTTGTCGTGGTTGAACATTATGATAATTATCAGTTCAAAGAAACAAAG GAAGAAGCTTTATTAGACCTGCAGCAGCTTGCTCCTGTGTTGCCCTGGAATAGTGCTTTGGAGGTCTGGAAAATGAACAACTctctgaagaagaagaggagccGCAGGAGAGGAGCTGCGGTCCCCAAACTGAAGCCTTGCGATGCATCTGAAACTGAAAAACCCCAAGCCGAACCTGATGAGACACAGCTAAAAGAGAAGCCGGGAAGTGCCTGTCCCGAGCAGGAGCCTAGTCCTGAAGGAGCGCAGGACTCCGATATTCAGGAGACAGAAGCTAAGCCTCTAAAATTCCGTGTGACTTGTAATAGAGCCGGAGACAAGCACAGCTTCACTTCAAATGATGCAGCGCGGGACTTTGGTGGTGCCGTGCAAGAGTTCTTTCAGTGGAAGGCAGACATGACCAAGTTTGATGTGGAA GTGCTGTTGAATATCCACAACAACGAGATGGTGATTGGCATTGCTCTTACAGAGGAGAGTCTGCACAGAAGAAACATTACTCACTTTGGCCCCACCACTCTGCGCTCCACCCTGGCTTATGGGATGCTAAG actTTGCAAACCACAGATATCAGATGTCATAGTAGACCCCATGTGTGGCAGTGGAGCCATACCTTTAGAG GGAGTTATCGAGTGGTCAAATTCATTCTTCCTTTCTGGAGACAACAATGACATGGCCATCAGCCGAACAGTTAATAACATCAAccatattttaaagaaaaagaaagatggtGGCAG CACTTCTCCAGGTTTATCTATAGACACTGCACAGTGGGACTTGTGCCATTTACCCTTGAGGACTAGTTCTGTGGATATCATCACCACTGACATGCCCTTTGGAAAGAG AATGGGCTCCAGGAAGAAGAACTGGGATCTGTATCCTTCTTGTCTTCGGGAAATGGCACGGGTCTGCAGGCCAGGCACAGGACGGGCTGTATTGCTGACCCAGGACAAAAAATGCTTCACTAAG GCCCTATCACGAATGGGAGGGCTGTGGAGGAAATCACACACAGTTTGGGTGAACGTAGGAGGTTTGCATGCTGGCGTTTTTGTGCTTCGCCGCACTGCACCGATTTTTGGTACCACTCCAGAAGATGTAAGAGAGCCTCATATGGGATGTGAGTCACAAGAAGTCAACATGGAGGAGAACGTTCAGTCAGCAAGATCTGAATGA
- the thumpd3 gene encoding THUMP domain-containing protein 3 isoform X1 gives MILCHLLTDHTHPLFRRTEMAEECVNEGKEVLQPLTVTVGATVPTGFEHTAAEEVQEKIGAIARVSKDRGRIYFEITTDQLHKVHHLKSVDNLFVVVEHYDNYQFKETKEEALLDLQQLAPVLPWNSALEVWKMNNSLKKKRSRRRGAAVPKLKPCDASETEKPQAEPDETQLKEKPGSACPEQEPSPEGAQDSDIQETEAKPLKFRVTCNRAGDKHSFTSNDAARDFGGAVQEFFQWKADMTKFDVEVLLNIHNNEMVIGIALTEESLHRRNITHFGPTTLRSTLAYGMLRLCKPQISDVIVDPMCGSGAIPLEGVIEWSNSFFLSGDNNDMAISRTVNNINHILKKKKDGGSTSPGLSIDTAQWDLCHLPLRTSSVDIITTDMPFGKRMGSRKKNWDLYPSCLREMARVCRPGTGRAVLLTQDKKCFTKALSRMGGLWRKSHTVWVNVGGLHAGVFVLRRTAPIFGTTPEDVREPHMGCESQEVNMEENVQSARSE, from the exons ATGATACTTTGCCATCTTCTGACTGATCATACACATCCTCTATTCCGCAGGACAGAAATGGCAGAAGAGTGTGTTAATGAGGGAAAGGAGGTGCTCCAGCCCCTCACGGTCACTGTAGGAGCTACTGTTCCTACAGGCTTTGAACACACTGCAGCCGAGGAGGTGCAGGAAAAAATAGGAGCCATTGCCAGAGTTAGCAAAGACCGAGGCAGAATTTATTTCGAAATTACTACAGATCAGCTACACAAG GTGCACCATTTAAAGTCTGTGGATAATCTCTTTGTCGTGGTTGAACATTATGATAATTATCAGTTCAAAGAAACAAAG GAAGAAGCTTTATTAGACCTGCAGCAGCTTGCTCCTGTGTTGCCCTGGAATAGTGCTTTGGAGGTCTGGAAAATGAACAACTctctgaagaagaagaggagccGCAGGAGAGGAGCTGCGGTCCCCAAACTGAAGCCTTGCGATGCATCTGAAACTGAAAAACCCCAAGCCGAACCTGATGAGACACAGCTAAAAGAGAAGCCGGGAAGTGCCTGTCCCGAGCAGGAGCCTAGTCCTGAAGGAGCGCAGGACTCCGATATTCAGGAGACAGAAGCTAAGCCTCTAAAATTCCGTGTGACTTGTAATAGAGCCGGAGACAAGCACAGCTTCACTTCAAATGATGCAGCGCGGGACTTTGGTGGTGCCGTGCAAGAGTTCTTTCAGTGGAAGGCAGACATGACCAAGTTTGATGTGGAA GTGCTGTTGAATATCCACAACAACGAGATGGTGATTGGCATTGCTCTTACAGAGGAGAGTCTGCACAGAAGAAACATTACTCACTTTGGCCCCACCACTCTGCGCTCCACCCTGGCTTATGGGATGCTAAG actTTGCAAACCACAGATATCAGATGTCATAGTAGACCCCATGTGTGGCAGTGGAGCCATACCTTTAGAG GGAGTTATCGAGTGGTCAAATTCATTCTTCCTTTCTGGAGACAACAATGACATGGCCATCAGCCGAACAGTTAATAACATCAAccatattttaaagaaaaagaaagatggtGGCAG CACTTCTCCAGGTTTATCTATAGACACTGCACAGTGGGACTTGTGCCATTTACCCTTGAGGACTAGTTCTGTGGATATCATCACCACTGACATGCCCTTTGGAAAGAG AATGGGCTCCAGGAAGAAGAACTGGGATCTGTATCCTTCTTGTCTTCGGGAAATGGCACGGGTCTGCAGGCCAGGCACAGGACGGGCTGTATTGCTGACCCAGGACAAAAAATGCTTCACTAAG GCCCTATCACGAATGGGAGGGCTGTGGAGGAAATCACACACAGTTTGGGTGAACGTAGGAGGTTTGCATGCTGGCGTTTTTGTGCTTCGCCGCACTGCACCGATTTTTGGTACCACTCCAGAAGATGTAAGAGAGCCTCATATGGGATGTGAGTCACAAGAAGTCAACATGGAGGAGAACGTTCAGTCAGCAAGATCTGAATGA
- the thumpd3 gene encoding THUMP domain-containing protein 3 isoform X3: MAEECVNEGKEVLQPLTVTVGATVPTGFEHTAAEEVQEKIGAIARVSKDRGRIYFEITTDQLHKVHHLKSVDNLFVVVEHYDNYQFKETKEEALLDLQQLAPVLPWNSALEVWKMNNSLKKKRSRRRGAAVPKLKPCDASETEKPQAEPDETQLKEKPGSACPEQEPSPEGAQDSDIQETEAKPLKFRVTCNRAGDKHSFTSNDAARDFGGAVQEFFQWKADMTKFDVEVLLNIHNNEMVIGIALTEESLHRRNITHFGPTTLRSTLAYGMLRLCKPQISDVIVDPMCGSGAIPLEGVIEWSNSFFLSGDNNDMAISRTVNNINHILKKKKDGGSTSPGLSIDTAQWDLCHLPLRTSSVDIITTDMPFGKRMGSRKKNWDLYPSCLREMARVCRPGTGRAVLLTQDKKCFTKALSRMGGLWRKSHTVWVNVGGLHAGVFVLRRTAPIFGTTPEDVREPHMGCESQEVNMEENVQSARSE; this comes from the exons ATGGCAGAAGAGTGTGTTAATGAGGGAAAGGAGGTGCTCCAGCCCCTCACGGTCACTGTAGGAGCTACTGTTCCTACAGGCTTTGAACACACTGCAGCCGAGGAGGTGCAGGAAAAAATAGGAGCCATTGCCAGAGTTAGCAAAGACCGAGGCAGAATTTATTTCGAAATTACTACAGATCAGCTACACAAG GTGCACCATTTAAAGTCTGTGGATAATCTCTTTGTCGTGGTTGAACATTATGATAATTATCAGTTCAAAGAAACAAAG GAAGAAGCTTTATTAGACCTGCAGCAGCTTGCTCCTGTGTTGCCCTGGAATAGTGCTTTGGAGGTCTGGAAAATGAACAACTctctgaagaagaagaggagccGCAGGAGAGGAGCTGCGGTCCCCAAACTGAAGCCTTGCGATGCATCTGAAACTGAAAAACCCCAAGCCGAACCTGATGAGACACAGCTAAAAGAGAAGCCGGGAAGTGCCTGTCCCGAGCAGGAGCCTAGTCCTGAAGGAGCGCAGGACTCCGATATTCAGGAGACAGAAGCTAAGCCTCTAAAATTCCGTGTGACTTGTAATAGAGCCGGAGACAAGCACAGCTTCACTTCAAATGATGCAGCGCGGGACTTTGGTGGTGCCGTGCAAGAGTTCTTTCAGTGGAAGGCAGACATGACCAAGTTTGATGTGGAA GTGCTGTTGAATATCCACAACAACGAGATGGTGATTGGCATTGCTCTTACAGAGGAGAGTCTGCACAGAAGAAACATTACTCACTTTGGCCCCACCACTCTGCGCTCCACCCTGGCTTATGGGATGCTAAG actTTGCAAACCACAGATATCAGATGTCATAGTAGACCCCATGTGTGGCAGTGGAGCCATACCTTTAGAG GGAGTTATCGAGTGGTCAAATTCATTCTTCCTTTCTGGAGACAACAATGACATGGCCATCAGCCGAACAGTTAATAACATCAAccatattttaaagaaaaagaaagatggtGGCAG CACTTCTCCAGGTTTATCTATAGACACTGCACAGTGGGACTTGTGCCATTTACCCTTGAGGACTAGTTCTGTGGATATCATCACCACTGACATGCCCTTTGGAAAGAG AATGGGCTCCAGGAAGAAGAACTGGGATCTGTATCCTTCTTGTCTTCGGGAAATGGCACGGGTCTGCAGGCCAGGCACAGGACGGGCTGTATTGCTGACCCAGGACAAAAAATGCTTCACTAAG GCCCTATCACGAATGGGAGGGCTGTGGAGGAAATCACACACAGTTTGGGTGAACGTAGGAGGTTTGCATGCTGGCGTTTTTGTGCTTCGCCGCACTGCACCGATTTTTGGTACCACTCCAGAAGATGTAAGAGAGCCTCATATGGGATGTGAGTCACAAGAAGTCAACATGGAGGAGAACGTTCAGTCAGCAAGATCTGAATGA